One Kitasatospora sp. NBC_01287 DNA window includes the following coding sequences:
- a CDS encoding copper homeostasis protein CutC, with protein sequence MSRPIFEVIALTAQDAKAAQSGGADRLELVTDMAADGLTPAVADFAAIRAAVDLPLRVMLRLQDGFAAGDLDVLRDRAAALRAEGAEEFVLGFLDAAGEVDLPAVLAVAEAVAGCRWTFHRAIDHSADRSALRAALADLPGLDTFLTSGAAAGVAAGREVLTGELAKAGEPGYRPRILIGGGLRAEHLPELVAEGFDGFHVGGAVRTAGWDSPVDAAKVAQWRALIGE encoded by the coding sequence ATGTCTAGACCAATATTCGAAGTCATCGCGCTGACCGCCCAGGATGCCAAGGCCGCGCAGTCCGGTGGTGCCGACCGCCTCGAACTGGTCACCGACATGGCCGCCGACGGCCTCACTCCCGCCGTCGCCGACTTCGCCGCGATCCGGGCCGCCGTGGACCTGCCGCTGCGGGTGATGCTGCGGCTCCAGGACGGGTTCGCGGCGGGCGACCTGGACGTGTTGCGGGACCGCGCGGCCGCGCTGCGGGCCGAAGGCGCCGAGGAGTTCGTCCTCGGGTTCCTGGACGCGGCCGGCGAGGTGGACCTGCCCGCCGTGCTGGCCGTCGCCGAGGCGGTGGCGGGCTGCCGCTGGACCTTCCACCGGGCGATCGACCACAGCGCCGACCGCTCGGCGCTGCGCGCGGCCCTGGCGGACCTGCCCGGCCTGGACACCTTCCTCACCTCGGGCGCCGCCGCCGGGGTGGCGGCCGGGCGCGAGGTGCTGACCGGGGAGCTGGCCAAGGCCGGGGAGCCGGGCTACCGGCCGCGGATCCTGATCGGCGGCGGCCTGCGCGCCGAGCACCTGCCGGAGCTGGTCGCGGAGGGCTTCGACGGCTTCCACGTGGGCGGTGCGGTGCGGACCGCGGGCTGGGACTCGCCGGTGGACGCCGCCAAGGTGGCCCAGTGGCGGGCGCTGATCGGCGAGTAG
- the thrC gene encoding threonine synthase, producing the protein MATATPAPAVPSVDLGPAAALSCRECGTRFPLGPSFACLECFGPLEIAYDFGGYEAEQLRKQIEAGPASIWRYAPLLPVPADVAAKPNLNPGWTPLVKADNLGRELGFTAQLHVKDDSGNPTHSFKDRVVACAIEAARAFDFTTLSCSSTGNLAGAVGAAAARAGFKSCVFIPHDLERGKVVMAGVYGGELVGIEGNYDDVNRFCSELIGDPAGEGWGFVNVNLRPYYGEGSKTLAYEICEQLGWRLPEQLVIPIASGSQLTKIDKGLQELIKLGLVEDRPYKIFGAQAAGCSPVSAAFKAGRDVIRPVKPDTIAKSLAIGNPADGPYVLDIARRTGGAVEDVTDAEVVDAIRLLARTEGIFAETAGGVTIGVLRKLVENGLLDPAKETVAINTGDGLKTLDAVADAGLTATIRPTLESFRAAGLAS; encoded by the coding sequence ATGGCTACCGCTACCCCCGCACCCGCCGTCCCTTCGGTCGACCTCGGCCCCGCCGCCGCGCTGTCCTGTCGCGAGTGCGGCACCCGGTTCCCGCTCGGCCCCAGCTTCGCCTGCCTGGAGTGCTTCGGCCCGCTGGAGATCGCCTACGACTTCGGCGGCTACGAGGCCGAGCAGCTGCGCAAGCAGATCGAGGCCGGCCCGGCATCGATCTGGCGCTACGCCCCGCTGCTGCCGGTGCCCGCCGACGTCGCCGCCAAGCCCAACCTCAACCCGGGCTGGACCCCGCTGGTGAAGGCCGACAACCTGGGCCGCGAGCTCGGCTTCACCGCTCAGCTGCACGTCAAGGACGACTCCGGCAACCCCACCCACTCCTTCAAGGACCGGGTGGTGGCCTGCGCCATCGAGGCCGCCCGCGCCTTCGACTTCACCACCCTCTCCTGCTCATCCACCGGCAACCTGGCCGGCGCGGTGGGCGCGGCCGCGGCCCGCGCCGGGTTCAAGTCCTGCGTCTTCATCCCGCACGACCTGGAGCGGGGCAAGGTCGTGATGGCCGGTGTCTACGGCGGCGAACTGGTCGGCATCGAGGGCAACTACGACGATGTGAACCGCTTCTGCTCCGAGCTGATCGGCGACCCGGCCGGTGAGGGCTGGGGCTTCGTCAACGTCAACCTGCGCCCGTACTACGGCGAGGGCTCCAAGACCCTGGCCTACGAGATCTGCGAGCAGCTCGGCTGGCGGCTGCCGGAGCAGCTGGTGATCCCGATCGCCTCGGGCTCCCAGCTCACCAAGATCGACAAGGGGCTGCAGGAGCTGATCAAGCTGGGCCTGGTCGAGGACCGGCCCTACAAGATCTTCGGGGCCCAGGCGGCCGGCTGCTCGCCGGTCTCGGCGGCCTTCAAGGCCGGCCGTGACGTGATCCGCCCGGTCAAGCCGGACACCATCGCCAAGTCGCTGGCGATCGGCAACCCGGCCGACGGCCCGTACGTGCTGGACATCGCCCGGCGTACCGGCGGCGCGGTCGAGGACGTCACCGACGCCGAGGTGGTGGACGCGATCAGGCTGCTGGCCAGGACCGAGGGGATCTTCGCCGAGACGGCGGGCGGGGTGACCATCGGCGTGCTCAGGAAGCTGGTCGAGAACGGCCTGCTGGACCCGGCCAAGGAGACCGTCGCGATCAACACCGGGGACGGCCTGAAGACGCTGGACGCGGTGGCCGACGCCGGCCTGACCGCCACCATCCGGCCGACCCTGGAGTCCTTCCGGGCCGCCGGCCTGGCCTCCTGA
- a CDS encoding DUF6188 family protein, whose product MANEMTELPDRRILPLRGHRVVDITWAGDITFELDPPGEITVGADALFTKGAVTAPGANPTPLSQFSKDEVRQTVGTEILSAVAFNSGALRVVFNHGWHLNVSSKGLFVPAAVKSGESVTWTRHRP is encoded by the coding sequence ATGGCGAACGAGATGACTGAGCTGCCGGATCGTCGCATCCTTCCCTTGCGCGGACACCGCGTGGTGGATATCACCTGGGCCGGTGATATCACATTCGAACTCGACCCGCCCGGCGAGATCACAGTCGGAGCGGACGCCCTCTTCACAAAGGGTGCTGTTACCGCTCCCGGCGCCAACCCGACTCCACTGAGCCAATTCAGCAAGGATGAGGTTCGGCAGACCGTTGGCACTGAGATTCTGTCGGCAGTCGCATTCAACTCCGGCGCCCTGCGGGTTGTCTTCAACCACGGCTGGCACCTGAACGTGAGCTCCAAAGGACTGTTCGTTCCGGCAGCAGTGAAATCAGGTGAATCCGTCACCTGGACCCGCCACAGGCCGTAA
- a CDS encoding PadR family transcriptional regulator: MQEPTLLLLTALADAPRHGYALIQEIATISGGRVAMRTGTLYTALDRLLDQGLIRVESDQVVDGRARRTYALSDVGRTVLAEEAERLRVVAAEAERRLAVVRPIARGVWA, translated from the coding sequence ATGCAGGAGCCGACGCTGCTCCTGCTCACCGCGCTGGCCGATGCCCCACGGCACGGCTACGCGCTCATCCAGGAGATCGCCACGATCTCCGGCGGCCGGGTCGCGATGCGCACCGGCACCCTCTACACGGCGCTGGACCGGCTGCTGGACCAGGGATTGATCAGGGTCGAGAGCGATCAGGTGGTGGACGGACGGGCCCGGCGCACCTACGCGCTGAGCGACGTCGGGCGCACCGTGCTCGCCGAGGAGGCCGAGCGGCTGCGGGTGGTGGCCGCCGAGGCCGAGCGCCGACTCGCCGTCGTGCGGCCGATAGCCAGAGGGGTCTGGGCATGA
- a CDS encoding ubiquitin-like small modifier protein 1 produces the protein MSANVRIPTILRTYTDGRAEVSAEGATLQEVIADLEKNHPGIGQRILDESGKLRRFVNVYVNDDDVRFAEGLATGVEDGAGVSIIPAVAGGC, from the coding sequence ATGAGCGCCAACGTCCGCATCCCGACCATCCTGCGCACCTACACCGACGGCCGGGCCGAGGTGAGCGCCGAGGGCGCCACCCTGCAGGAGGTCATCGCCGACCTGGAGAAGAACCACCCCGGCATCGGCCAGCGGATCCTGGACGAGAGCGGCAAGCTGCGCCGTTTCGTCAACGTCTACGTGAACGACGACGACGTGCGGTTCGCCGAGGGCCTGGCCACCGGGGTCGAGGACGGCGCCGGGGTCTCGATCATCCCGGCGGTGGCGGGCGGCTGCTGA
- a CDS encoding AAA family ATPase: protein MQRERDHLASSRAALRAMREDAQALNISDVAGTWVTQQVLHNQIQRRIAALADLVHTPLFFGRLDFRHAITTEVSEGAGGERFYIGRRHVHDAEGDPMVIDWRAPVSQTFYRASRKDPLGIDKRRRFGYTAGELTAYEDENLSDPTEQETASALLAAEIEKPRVGPMRDIVATIQPEQDEIVRADVSGTVCVQGAPGTGKTAVGLHRVAYLLYAHRERLAKSGTLVIGPNSSFLSYIEQVLPALGELEVAQATVQELVKHVEVRGTDSAEAAGIKGDARLAEVLRRAVRAGITMPTEPCVVVRGSRRWRVPAHELVDIIEELACRDIRYGAALEALPQRIAHAVLLKMEQGGEAPDDRVQDAVARSREVKAMAKACWPPVDPAKLVHRLLTDARFLAECAEGILTAEEQEAIRWPKPGRSLRTAPWTAADAVLVDEATDLVHRTPSLGHVVLDEAQDLSPMQYRAVGRRCSTGSATVLGDLAQGTTPWATGSWPEALRHLGKPGAHVEELTVGFRVPEEVIGYASRLLPAIAPGLAPATSIRTGANSLTIRQVAEDEQVEAVLRACRESLAHEGSTGLIAADARLPLFERALAEAGLDYLVPGAETTAEARLTLVPASLAKGLEYDYVVLDEPAAVVAGEPDERTGLRRLYVSLTRAVSGLTVLHAQPLPAELG from the coding sequence CTGCAGCGCGAGCGCGACCACCTGGCCTCCTCCCGCGCAGCCCTGCGCGCGATGCGCGAGGACGCCCAGGCGCTGAACATCTCCGACGTCGCCGGCACCTGGGTCACCCAGCAGGTGCTGCACAACCAGATCCAGCGGCGGATCGCCGCGCTGGCCGACCTCGTACACACCCCGCTCTTCTTCGGTCGGCTGGACTTCCGGCACGCGATCACGACCGAGGTGTCCGAGGGGGCCGGCGGCGAGCGGTTCTACATCGGCCGGCGCCACGTGCACGACGCCGAGGGCGACCCGATGGTGATCGACTGGCGGGCACCGGTCTCGCAGACCTTCTACCGGGCCAGCCGCAAGGACCCGCTGGGCATCGACAAGCGACGGCGGTTCGGTTACACCGCAGGCGAGTTGACCGCCTACGAGGACGAGAACCTGAGCGACCCGACCGAGCAGGAGACCGCCTCCGCCCTGCTCGCGGCCGAGATCGAGAAGCCCCGCGTCGGCCCGATGCGCGACATCGTGGCCACCATCCAGCCCGAGCAGGACGAGATCGTCCGCGCCGACGTCTCCGGCACGGTCTGCGTGCAGGGCGCCCCCGGCACCGGCAAGACGGCGGTGGGCCTGCACCGGGTGGCGTACCTGCTCTACGCCCACCGCGAGCGCCTGGCCAAGTCCGGCACCCTGGTGATCGGGCCGAACTCCTCCTTCCTCTCCTACATCGAGCAGGTGCTGCCCGCGCTGGGCGAGTTGGAGGTGGCCCAGGCCACCGTGCAGGAGCTGGTGAAGCACGTCGAGGTGCGCGGCACCGACAGCGCCGAGGCCGCCGGGATCAAGGGCGACGCGCGGCTGGCCGAGGTGCTGCGCCGCGCGGTGCGGGCCGGGATCACCATGCCCACCGAGCCCTGCGTGGTGGTCCGCGGCTCCCGCAGGTGGCGCGTTCCCGCCCATGAACTGGTCGACATCATCGAGGAGCTGGCCTGCCGGGACATCCGCTACGGGGCCGCGCTGGAGGCGCTGCCGCAGCGGATCGCGCACGCGGTGCTGCTCAAGATGGAGCAGGGCGGCGAGGCCCCCGACGACCGGGTGCAGGACGCGGTGGCCAGGTCGCGCGAGGTCAAGGCGATGGCCAAGGCCTGCTGGCCGCCGGTCGACCCGGCCAAGCTGGTGCACCGGCTGCTCACCGACGCGCGGTTCCTGGCCGAGTGCGCCGAGGGGATCCTGACCGCCGAGGAGCAGGAGGCGATCCGCTGGCCCAAGCCGGGGCGCTCGCTGCGGACCGCGCCCTGGACGGCCGCGGACGCCGTGCTGGTGGACGAGGCCACCGACCTGGTGCACCGCACGCCCTCGCTCGGCCACGTGGTGCTGGACGAGGCGCAGGACCTCTCGCCGATGCAGTACCGCGCGGTGGGCCGGCGCTGCAGCACCGGCTCGGCCACCGTGCTGGGTGACCTGGCGCAGGGCACCACCCCCTGGGCGACCGGCAGTTGGCCCGAGGCACTGCGCCACCTGGGCAAGCCGGGCGCGCACGTCGAGGAGCTGACCGTGGGCTTCCGGGTGCCGGAGGAGGTGATCGGCTACGCCTCGCGGCTGCTGCCGGCCATCGCCCCCGGGCTCGCTCCGGCGACCTCGATCCGCACCGGGGCGAACTCGCTGACGATCCGTCAGGTTGCCGAGGACGAGCAGGTCGAGGCGGTGCTGCGGGCCTGCCGGGAGTCGCTCGCGCACGAGGGCTCGACCGGCCTGATCGCCGCCGACGCGCGCCTGCCGCTCTTCGAGCGGGCGCTGGCCGAAGCCGGCCTGGACTACCTGGTGCCCGGCGCCGAGACCACCGCGGAGGCCCGGCTCACCCTGGTGCCCGCCTCGCTGGCCAAGGGCCTGGAGTACGACTACGTGGTGCTCGACGAGCCCGCCGCCGTGGTGGCCGGCGAGCCGGACGAGCGCACCGGCCTGCGCCGGCTGTACGTGTCGCTCACCCGTGCGGTCTCCGGCCTGACGGTGCTGCACGCCCAGCCGCTGCCGGCCGAGTTGGGCTGA
- a CDS encoding glucosyl-3-phosphoglycerate synthase yields the protein MPAEQNPAPLPEVADWLRRRSWRASEWSPDRLLAAKRAAGPAGTVSVVLPALDEESTVGDIVEVIRRELIERLPLVDELVVVDSGSVDRTAEVAARAGAAVVHRDEVLPDLPAVPGKGEVLWRSLLVTSGSIVCFIDADLREFDPAFVCGIVGPLLTEPDLQLVKAMYDRPLETEGAVVPAGGGRVTELVARPLLNLHWPELAGFVQPLGGEYAARRSLLERLHFPTGYGVELGLLVDALELVGLDALAQVDVGVRHHRHQDSQALGRMAATIYRTALERLDRTHRLKAAEDLARPVLTQFDRDADSREFTARSHPVTALERPPMIGLAQYRSHRERGRM from the coding sequence TTGCCTGCCGAGCAGAACCCCGCGCCCCTTCCGGAGGTCGCCGACTGGCTACGCCGCCGGTCCTGGCGGGCGAGCGAGTGGTCGCCCGACCGACTGCTCGCCGCCAAGCGGGCCGCCGGGCCGGCCGGCACGGTGAGCGTGGTCCTGCCCGCGCTGGACGAGGAGTCCACGGTGGGCGACATCGTCGAGGTGATCCGGCGGGAGCTGATCGAGCGGCTGCCGCTGGTGGACGAGCTGGTGGTGGTCGACTCCGGGTCGGTGGACCGCACCGCCGAGGTGGCCGCGCGGGCCGGGGCCGCGGTGGTGCACCGGGACGAGGTCCTGCCCGACCTGCCGGCGGTGCCGGGCAAGGGCGAGGTGCTCTGGCGCTCGCTGCTGGTGACCAGCGGCTCGATCGTCTGCTTCATCGACGCCGACCTGCGCGAGTTCGACCCGGCCTTCGTCTGCGGCATCGTCGGACCGCTGCTCACCGAGCCCGACCTGCAACTGGTCAAGGCGATGTACGACCGGCCGCTGGAGACCGAGGGCGCGGTGGTGCCGGCCGGTGGCGGGCGGGTCACCGAGCTGGTCGCCCGCCCGCTGCTCAACCTGCACTGGCCCGAGCTGGCCGGCTTCGTGCAGCCGCTCGGCGGCGAGTACGCGGCCCGCCGCTCGCTGCTGGAGCGGCTGCACTTCCCGACCGGCTACGGGGTCGAACTCGGCCTGCTGGTGGACGCCCTGGAGCTGGTCGGACTGGACGCGCTGGCCCAGGTCGACGTCGGGGTGCGCCACCACCGCCACCAGGACAGCCAGGCGCTGGGCCGGATGGCCGCCACCATCTACCGCACCGCGCTGGAGCGGCTGGACCGCACCCACCGGCTGAAGGCCGCCGAGGACCTGGCCCGCCCGGTGCTCACCCAGTTCGACCGGGACGCGGACAGCCGGGAGTTCACCGCCCGCAGCCACCCGGTCACCGCGCTGGAGCGGCCCCCGATGATCGGGCTGGCGCAGTACCGGTCCCACCGCGAGCGCGGCCGGATGTGA
- the groL gene encoding chaperonin GroEL (60 kDa chaperone family; promotes refolding of misfolded polypeptides especially under stressful conditions; forms two stacked rings of heptamers to form a barrel-shaped 14mer; ends can be capped by GroES; misfolded proteins enter the barrel where they are refolded when GroES binds), whose amino-acid sequence MAKIIAFDEEARRGLERGMNQLADAVKVTLGPKGRNVVLEKKWGAPTITNDGVSIAKEIELEDPYEKIGAELVKEVAKKTDDVAGDGTTTATVLAQALVREGLRNVAAGANPMALKRGIEKAVAAVSDQLLAQAKDVETKEQIASTASISAADTQIGELIAEAMDKVGKEGVITVEESNTFGLELELTEGMRFDKGYISAYFATDLERMEASFEDPYILIANSKIGSVKDLLPLLEKVMQGGKPLVIIAEDVEGEALSTLVVNKIRGTFKSVAVKAPGFGDRRKAMLGDIAILTGGTVISEEVGLKLENAGLELLGTARKVVITKDETTIVDGGGDSEQVAGRVNQIRAEIENSDSDYDREKLQERLAKLAGGVAVIKAGAATEVELKERKHRIEDAVRNAKAAVEEGIVAGGGVALLQAGVAFDKLELEGDEATGANIVKVALEAPIKQIAVNAGLEGGVVVEKVRNLPYGHGLNAATNEYVDLIAAGIIDPAKVTRSALQNAASIAALFLTTEAVIADKPEKAGAPAGGGMPGGDMDF is encoded by the coding sequence ATGGCCAAGATCATCGCGTTTGACGAGGAAGCTCGCCGCGGCCTTGAGCGCGGCATGAACCAGCTTGCCGACGCCGTCAAGGTGACGCTGGGCCCCAAGGGCCGCAACGTCGTCCTTGAGAAGAAGTGGGGCGCCCCCACGATCACCAACGACGGTGTCTCCATCGCCAAGGAGATCGAGCTCGAGGACCCCTACGAGAAGATCGGCGCGGAGCTCGTCAAGGAGGTCGCCAAGAAGACGGACGACGTCGCTGGCGACGGCACCACCACCGCGACCGTGCTGGCCCAGGCCCTGGTGCGCGAGGGTCTGCGCAACGTGGCCGCCGGCGCCAACCCGATGGCCCTGAAGCGCGGCATCGAGAAGGCCGTCGCGGCCGTCTCGGACCAGCTGCTGGCCCAGGCCAAGGACGTGGAGACCAAGGAGCAGATCGCCTCCACCGCCTCCATCTCGGCCGCCGACACCCAGATCGGCGAGCTCATCGCCGAGGCCATGGACAAGGTCGGCAAGGAAGGCGTCATCACCGTCGAGGAGAGCAACACCTTCGGCCTCGAGCTCGAGCTCACCGAGGGCATGCGCTTCGACAAGGGCTACATCTCCGCCTACTTCGCCACCGACCTGGAGCGGATGGAGGCCTCCTTCGAGGACCCCTACATCCTGATCGCCAACTCCAAGATCGGCTCGGTCAAGGACCTGCTCCCGCTGCTGGAGAAGGTCATGCAGGGCGGCAAGCCGCTCGTCATCATCGCCGAGGACGTCGAGGGCGAGGCCCTGTCGACCCTGGTCGTGAACAAGATCCGCGGCACCTTCAAGTCCGTCGCCGTCAAGGCCCCGGGCTTCGGTGACCGCCGCAAGGCCATGCTCGGCGACATCGCCATCCTCACCGGTGGCACCGTGATCTCCGAGGAGGTCGGCCTCAAGCTGGAGAACGCCGGTCTCGAGCTGCTGGGCACCGCCCGCAAGGTGGTCATCACCAAGGACGAGACCACCATCGTCGACGGTGGCGGCGACAGCGAGCAGGTCGCGGGCCGGGTCAACCAGATCCGCGCCGAGATCGAGAACAGCGACTCGGACTACGACCGCGAGAAGCTCCAGGAGCGCCTCGCGAAGCTGGCCGGCGGCGTGGCCGTCATCAAGGCCGGCGCGGCGACCGAGGTCGAGCTCAAGGAGCGCAAGCACCGCATCGAGGACGCCGTTCGCAACGCGAAGGCGGCCGTCGAGGAGGGCATCGTCGCCGGTGGTGGCGTTGCGCTGCTGCAGGCCGGTGTCGCGTTCGACAAGCTGGAGCTCGAGGGCGACGAGGCCACTGGCGCCAACATCGTCAAGGTCGCGCTGGAGGCCCCGATCAAGCAGATCGCGGTCAACGCCGGCCTTGAGGGTGGCGTCGTGGTGGAGAAGGTGCGCAACCTTCCCTACGGCCACGGCCTGAACGCCGCGACCAACGAGTACGTCGACCTGATCGCCGCGGGCATCATCGACCCGGCGAAGGTCACCCGCTCCGCGCTGCAGAACGCCGCCTCCATCGCGGCGCTCTTCCTCACCACCGAGGCCGTCATCGCCGACAAGCCCGAGAAGGCCGGCGCCCCGGCCGGTGGCGGCATGCCGGGCGGTGACATGGACTTCTGA
- a CDS encoding DNA repair helicase XPB: protein MNSGPLIVQSDKTLLLEIDHPQAADCRRAIAPFAELERAPEHVHTYRVTPLGLWNARAAGHDAEQVVDALVTYSRYPVPHALLVDVADTMARYGRLQLTKHPVHGLVLSTTDRPVLEEVLKSKKIAPLVGVRLDPDTVAVHPSERGQIKQVLLKLGWPAEDHAGYVDGEAHPIELEQDGWQLRPYQQQAVEGFWHGGSGVVVLPCGAGKTLVGAAAMAEAKSTTLILVTNTVSARQWKHELVKRTSLTEDEIGEYSGTKKEIRPVTIATYQVMTTKRKGSYAHLELFDARNWGLVVYDEVHLLPAPVFKFTADLQARRRLGLTATLVREDGREGDVFSLIGPKRFDAPWKEIEAQGYIAPADCCEVRVTLSDSERLSYATAEPEERYRFCSTTATKRRVVEALVKKHEKDQTLIIGQYIDQLDELGEVLNAPVIKGETSNAQREKLFEAFRSKEISVLVVSKVANFSIDLPEATVAIQVSGTFGSRQEEAQRLGRVLRPKADGHSAHFYSVVARDTVDQDFAAHRQRFLAEQGYAYRIIDADDV, encoded by the coding sequence GTGAACAGCGGGCCACTGATCGTCCAAAGCGACAAAACTCTCCTGCTGGAGATCGACCACCCGCAGGCCGCCGACTGCCGCCGCGCCATCGCCCCGTTCGCCGAACTGGAGCGGGCGCCCGAGCACGTGCACACCTACCGGGTGACCCCGCTGGGGCTGTGGAACGCGCGGGCCGCCGGGCATGACGCCGAGCAGGTGGTGGACGCGCTGGTGACGTACTCGCGCTACCCCGTGCCGCACGCGCTGCTGGTGGACGTGGCCGACACGATGGCCCGCTACGGGCGGCTCCAGCTGACCAAGCACCCGGTGCACGGCCTGGTGCTGAGCACCACCGACCGGCCGGTGCTCGAAGAGGTGCTGAAGTCGAAGAAGATCGCGCCGCTGGTCGGTGTCCGGCTCGACCCGGACACCGTGGCGGTGCACCCCTCCGAGCGCGGGCAGATCAAGCAGGTGCTGCTCAAGCTCGGCTGGCCGGCCGAGGACCACGCCGGCTACGTGGACGGCGAGGCGCACCCGATCGAGCTGGAGCAGGACGGCTGGCAGCTGCGCCCCTACCAGCAGCAGGCGGTGGAGGGCTTCTGGCACGGCGGCAGCGGCGTCGTCGTGCTGCCCTGCGGCGCGGGCAAGACGCTGGTCGGCGCGGCCGCGATGGCCGAGGCCAAGTCGACCACGCTGATCCTGGTCACCAACACCGTCTCCGCCCGCCAGTGGAAGCACGAGCTGGTCAAGCGCACCTCGCTGACCGAGGACGAGATCGGCGAGTACAGCGGGACCAAGAAGGAGATCCGCCCGGTCACCATCGCCACCTACCAGGTGATGACGACCAAGCGGAAGGGCAGCTACGCGCACCTGGAGCTGTTCGACGCGCGCAACTGGGGCCTGGTGGTCTACGACGAGGTGCACCTGCTGCCCGCACCGGTCTTCAAGTTCACCGCCGACCTGCAGGCCCGCCGCCGGCTCGGCCTGACCGCGACCCTGGTGCGCGAGGACGGCCGCGAGGGCGACGTCTTCTCGCTGATCGGCCCCAAGCGCTTCGACGCCCCGTGGAAGGAGATCGAGGCGCAGGGCTACATCGCGCCGGCCGACTGCTGCGAGGTGCGGGTCACCCTGAGCGACTCCGAGCGGCTGTCCTACGCCACCGCCGAGCCGGAGGAGCGCTACCGCTTCTGCTCCACCACCGCGACCAAGCGGCGGGTGGTGGAGGCGCTGGTCAAGAAGCACGAGAAGGACCAGACGCTGATCATCGGGCAGTACATCGACCAGCTGGACGAGCTGGGCGAGGTGCTGAACGCACCGGTGATCAAGGGCGAGACCAGCAACGCGCAGCGCGAGAAGCTCTTCGAGGCCTTCCGCAGCAAGGAGATCAGCGTGCTGGTCGTCTCCAAGGTGGCGAACTTCTCGATCGACCTGCCGGAGGCCACGGTGGCCATCCAGGTCTCCGGGACCTTCGGCTCGCGCCAGGAGGAGGCCCAGCGGCTGGGTCGGGTGCTGCGCCCCAAGGCCGACGGCCACTCGGCGCACTTCTACTCGGTGGTGGCCCGCGACACGGTGGACCAGGACTTCGCCGCACACCGGCAGCGCTTCCTGGCGGAGCAGGGGTACGCCTACCGGATCATCGACGCGGACGACGTGTAG
- a CDS encoding HD domain-containing protein, whose protein sequence is MPTEPHPATDVLLERWSALLERCGATTDPAPYGRALLARWAEPQRRYHTTDHLLAVLDEVDALAEYAEDPDAVRLAAWFHDAVYQPDRSENEERSAQLAIRALGEAGLAAALIERVVRLVRLTADHHPRPGDRDGEVLCDADLAVLGRPAEAYAAYTAAVREEYAFVPEEAFRDGRAAILRQLLELPALYRTPEGHTRYDGQARANLAAELSTLTS, encoded by the coding sequence ATGCCGACCGAACCGCACCCCGCCACCGACGTCCTGCTGGAGCGCTGGAGCGCCCTGCTGGAGCGCTGCGGGGCCACCACCGACCCGGCGCCGTACGGGCGCGCCCTGCTCGCGCGCTGGGCCGAGCCGCAGCGCCGCTACCACACCACAGACCACCTGCTGGCGGTGCTGGACGAGGTGGACGCCCTCGCCGAGTACGCCGAGGACCCGGACGCCGTGCGGCTGGCGGCCTGGTTCCATGACGCCGTGTACCAGCCGGACCGCTCCGAGAACGAGGAGCGCAGCGCCCAGCTGGCGATCCGCGCGCTGGGCGAGGCGGGGCTGGCGGCCGCGCTCATCGAGCGGGTGGTGCGGCTGGTCCGGCTGACCGCCGACCACCACCCGCGGCCCGGCGACCGGGACGGCGAGGTGCTCTGCGACGCCGACCTCGCGGTGCTGGGCCGCCCCGCCGAGGCCTACGCGGCGTACACCGCGGCGGTGCGCGAGGAGTACGCCTTCGTCCCCGAGGAGGCCTTCCGCGACGGACGCGCGGCCATCCTGCGGCAGTTGCTCGAACTGCCCGCGCTCTACCGCACCCCCGAGGGGCACACCCGCTACGACGGGCAGGCCCGCGCCAACCTGGCGGCGGAGCTCAGCACACTGACCTCATAG
- a CDS encoding cold-shock protein has product MAQGTVKWFNAEKGYGFIAVDGGADVFVHYSAIQMDGYRTLEEGQRVEFEISQGQKGPQADMVRAAV; this is encoded by the coding sequence ATGGCTCAGGGCACCGTCAAGTGGTTCAACGCGGAGAAGGGCTACGGCTTCATCGCGGTCGACGGTGGTGCGGACGTGTTCGTCCACTACAGCGCGATCCAGATGGACGGCTACCGCACCCTTGAAGAGGGCCAGCGGGTCGAGTTCGAGATCTCCCAGGGGCAGAAGGGCCCGCAGGCGGACATGGTCCGCGCGGCGGTCTGA